AGTCCGCAAGCTGAAAGACCTGCTGCGTCTGCGTGACGCCATCGTTGAAGATGTGCAGCGCGCGACGAACAGGCTCGAGAAGGCGAACTCAACCCAGACGGCGGGCGAGGTGACCGACTCGCTTGAAAGAACAAAAAAATCGCATGAAAAGGAGCTGAAGCGAATAAACGCGCTGATTGACGACCACATGGATAAGAATGATGGTCTGAAAGATGATCTTAAGCTGCTGGAGTCGATAAAAGGTATCGGCGGCGTAGTGGGAACGACCATGCTGTCGGTGCTGCGTACGTGCCAGTTCCGCAATGCGGGTCAGGTAGCGGCGTGGCTGGGCGTGGTGCCGGTCGAGAAGACGTCAGGCAGTTCGGTGAGAGGGCTGGCCCGGATGTCGAAAACCGGTCCCGCCGACGTGAGAGCGAAGCTGTATATGGCCGCGATAGTAGCGGCAAGGTGGAATCGCCCCGTAAGAGCGCTGTATGAAAGGCTGATGGCGAAGGGCAAGCCAGCCAAAGTGGCGCTGGGAGCGGTGATGCGCAAACTGGTCCATCTCTGCTTCGGTGTGCTTAAAACACGAGAGCCGTGGAACGAAAACTACGTAGCTACCGCTTGACGTTCAAGACGGTAGCTACGGTATTTGCGTTTTATTCCACGCCTTTAACCAGCAGCACGCGGTACTTTGCACCTTTCAGACGATGCGCTTTAGCTTCCTGATACGCCGGGCTGAAATACCAGCCTTTTGCCGCTTCAACATCCGGGAACTCCAGCACCACTACGCCTTCAGCGGGCGGACCTTCCAGCGTTTCCAGCTCGCCGTAAAACGCCAGCGGGGTGATCGGATGGTCGCCGCGCGCCTGGCCCGCTTTTTCGGCGTAGGTTGCCAGTTCGTCCTTGTCTAAGGTTTCGTCCTTAATAAACACCACATATGCCGCCATTATTTCTCGCCTCGCGCCTGACGTTTGTCTTCAGTGTTGTTATCAAAATCTGATGCATCATGACGTTCCAGCAGCTGATCCTGCGGTTCGGCACCAAATGCACGATTCACCTTACGGCCACGGATTACCGCCGGACGTTCAGCAATCTCTTTCGCCCAGCGCACCACGTGTTTGTACGACTGCACATCGAGGAACTCGCTGCCGCCATATTGGTTATTCAGCACCAGGTTGCCGTACCACGGCCAGGTGGCGATATCGGCGATGGTGTATTCATCACCGGCGAGGAAGCGATGGTTGGCCAGCTGACGATCCAGCACGTCGAACTGACGTTTGGCTTCCAGCGTAAAGCGGTTGATGGCGTATTCGATCTTCTCTGGCGCGTAATGATAGAAGTGACCAAAGCCGCCGCCGAGGTAGGGCGCAGAACCTTGCAGCCAGAACAGCCAGTTCAGGGTTTCGGTGCGGCCTGCCAGTGAGGTCGGCAGGAAGTGGCCGAACTTCTCTGCCAGATACAGCAGGATGTTGCCAGATTCAAATACGCGCTGCGGTGGGGTAACCGAGTGATCGCTCAGCGCCGGAATTTTTGAGTTTGGGTTCACATCAACAAAACCGCTGGAGAATTGATCGCCATCGCCGATACGAATCAGCCAGGCATCGTACTCGGCGTCTTTGGCCCCGACGGCAAGCAACTCTTCCAGCAGGATGGTAATTTTCTGGCCGTTTGGCGTGCCGAGCG
The sequence above is drawn from the Pantoea nemavictus genome and encodes:
- a CDS encoding IS110 family transposase, with amino-acid sequence MFCLGIDVSKHKLDLCLFPGNGKKKTKSIKNQVGVERDICDWLQKQKCPPEQVMVVMEATSVYHENVAYGLHGNTPVTVCIGNPQRVREFARGMGILTKNDAVDAWVLARYGELKQPDAWVPPPPEVRKLKDLLRLRDAIVEDVQRATNRLEKANSTQTAGEVTDSLERTKKSHEKELKRINALIDDHMDKNDGLKDDLKLLESIKGIGGVVGTTMLSVLRTCQFRNAGQVAAWLGVVPVEKTSGSSVRGLARMSKTGPADVRAKLYMAAIVAARWNRPVRALYERLMAKGKPAKVALGAVMRKLVHLCFGVLKTREPWNENYVATA
- the yghU gene encoding glutathione-dependent disulfide-bond oxidoreductase codes for the protein MSEHQYQPAKVWTWDPEAKGNGAKTNRPTAGPTHEKTLPVGKHPLQLYSLGTPNGQKITILLEELLAVGAKDAEYDAWLIRIGDGDQFSSGFVDVNPNSKIPALSDHSVTPPQRVFESGNILLYLAEKFGHFLPTSLAGRTETLNWLFWLQGSAPYLGGGFGHFYHYAPEKIEYAINRFTLEAKRQFDVLDRQLANHRFLAGDEYTIADIATWPWYGNLVLNNQYGGSEFLDVQSYKHVVRWAKEIAERPAVIRGRKVNRAFGAEPQDQLLERHDASDFDNNTEDKRQARGEK
- a CDS encoding DUF1330 domain-containing protein, which codes for MAAYVVFIKDETLDKDELATYAEKAGQARGDHPITPLAFYGELETLEGPPAEGVVVLEFPDVEAAKGWYFSPAYQEAKAHRLKGAKYRVLLVKGVE